The Bacillota bacterium genome includes a window with the following:
- a CDS encoding radical SAM protein, which yields MNSEVAAAKKDRPEIFLELTRSLCPACRKVIDADVLVRDNKVFMHKYCPEHGWFDALVSSDVEHYRVGQQFNKPGTIPLTFTSEVEKGCPEDCGLCPEHKQHTCLGIIEITDACNLRCPTCFAGAGGNNFLSVDRVKKMLELLMTCEGNPGVIQLSGGEPTLHPELLSIISLAQQMGIKVVQLNTNGIRIAQDDAFLEKLTRHKPSIYLQFDGFTPDVYLQLRGEDLLETKLKAIDRLAEQGFNIVLATTVIQGLNDSQLGQIAEFAVKHKSIRGVMFQPATYTGRHRDFDPLHRTTLPDVLSALDTQTSGLLTKQDFIPVPCPYPTCSAITYVYNDGNEITTLPRLINVEDYLDYFKNQFITDLSPLTQGALEGLWSACATPGTEDVNNNFAGCCGFSPESLKELEEEITMVGVHAFMDPYNFDLKRAKKCCIHQVLPEGKLVPFCVYNNLKRGYQHG from the coding sequence TTGAATTCCGAGGTCGCCGCTGCTAAAAAAGACCGCCCGGAAATATTTCTGGAATTGACCCGCAGTCTCTGTCCCGCGTGCCGAAAAGTAATAGATGCTGATGTACTGGTTAGAGACAACAAAGTTTTTATGCATAAATATTGCCCGGAGCACGGCTGGTTTGATGCCCTGGTTTCCAGCGACGTTGAGCATTACCGGGTCGGTCAGCAGTTTAATAAGCCGGGAACTATCCCGCTTACTTTTACTTCGGAAGTTGAAAAAGGTTGCCCGGAAGACTGCGGCCTATGCCCGGAACACAAACAGCACACCTGCCTGGGCATTATCGAAATAACCGACGCCTGCAACCTGCGCTGCCCCACTTGTTTTGCGGGTGCCGGAGGAAACAATTTCCTCAGTGTTGACCGGGTGAAAAAGATGCTTGAACTGCTTATGACTTGCGAAGGAAATCCCGGCGTAATTCAACTAAGTGGCGGGGAACCCACACTGCACCCTGAACTGCTTAGCATTATTTCCTTAGCTCAACAGATGGGTATAAAGGTGGTCCAGCTTAATACCAACGGTATCCGCATTGCACAAGACGATGCTTTCCTGGAGAAACTCACCCGGCATAAACCTTCTATTTACCTTCAATTCGACGGATTTACACCTGATGTTTACCTGCAGCTCAGGGGGGAGGATTTGCTGGAAACCAAGCTAAAAGCCATTGACCGGCTGGCCGAGCAGGGTTTCAACATTGTACTGGCCACTACGGTTATCCAAGGACTCAATGATAGCCAGTTAGGACAAATAGCAGAATTTGCTGTAAAACACAAGTCCATCCGGGGTGTAATGTTTCAACCTGCTACATATACCGGGAGACACCGGGACTTTGACCCCTTGCATCGAACCACACTGCCCGATGTACTGTCGGCGCTGGATACACAGACCTCGGGACTTTTAACAAAGCAAGATTTTATACCTGTTCCATGCCCTTACCCCACCTGCTCCGCCATTACTTACGTTTATAATGACGGCAACGAGATAACCACCCTACCCCGTCTGATAAACGTTGAGGATTATTTAGATTATTTTAAAAACCAGTTTATCACCGATCTTTCTCCCCTCACCCAGGGGGCATTGGAGGGGCTGTGGTCAGCCTGTGCCACACCCGGTACCGAAGATGTGAACAATAATTTTGCCGGCTGTTGCGGTTTTTCACCCGAAAGCCTAAAGGAGCTGGAAGAGGAAATAACCATGGTAGGCGTTCACGCTTTCATGGATCCCTATAACTTTGATCTTAAGCGGGCCAAGAAATGCTGTATTCACCAGGTTCTGCCTGAAGGGAAACTGGTTCCGTTCTGTGTTTACAATAACCTGAAGCGAGGTTACCAACATGGATAA
- a CDS encoding methyltransferase domain-containing protein, translating to MDNTKCSCVNFYENDITQFLLGDVFHPGGLELTAKMARELGLNEKDLVLDVACGQGTTVNYLVQNFGCRATGVDLSEVNLSTARAKAADQGVQDKLSFRAGDAEKLPLEDKSCSIVVSECAFCTFPDKNTAASEMYRIMRPAGRLGLSDMTVDQARLPLEMQSLLFRAACVADARTAGEYREILARSGFNGLRETDCSETLLELTGNIRKRLLMAELAVKLKKINLGEVDFEQGKKWLNMAEDLIRKQVIGYVMITGYKN from the coding sequence ATGGATAACACCAAGTGTTCCTGTGTTAACTTTTATGAAAATGATATAACCCAATTCCTGCTGGGTGATGTTTTTCACCCCGGCGGGCTGGAACTTACCGCCAAAATGGCCCGGGAATTAGGTCTAAACGAAAAGGATTTGGTTCTGGACGTTGCCTGCGGCCAAGGTACCACGGTAAATTACCTGGTGCAAAACTTTGGTTGCCGGGCCACGGGTGTTGACCTGAGCGAGGTAAACCTTTCCACGGCCCGCGCAAAGGCAGCTGATCAAGGGGTGCAAGATAAATTATCCTTTCGCGCGGGAGATGCGGAGAAACTCCCCCTGGAGGATAAGTCATGCAGCATTGTAGTTTCCGAATGTGCTTTTTGCACCTTTCCTGATAAGAATACCGCTGCCTCCGAAATGTACAGGATTATGAGACCTGCCGGAAGACTGGGCCTCTCGGACATGACCGTAGACCAGGCCAGACTTCCTTTAGAAATGCAGTCCCTTCTTTTCCGTGCCGCGTGTGTGGCAGACGCCCGCACAGCCGGAGAATACCGGGAAATACTGGCCCGGTCCGGATTCAATGGGCTTAGAGAAACGGATTGCAGCGAAACATTGTTAGAGCTGACCGGCAACATTCGTAAGCGCCTTTTAATGGCTGAGCTGGCGGTAAAACTAAAAAAAATTAACCTGGGTGAAGTGGATTTTGAACAGGGCAAAAAATGGCTGAATATGGCGGAGGATTTAATTCGCAAGCAAGTGATCGGTTATGTAATGATAACGGGCTATAAAAACTGA
- a CDS encoding DUF2892 domain-containing protein, translating to MDNNKISWAKIFSIFGLIWLASSFIHPLHVSLGGKMVQINAYPEIYLIPLFGIWRLRTEKQPYQRNRIKWMLGLFFLYWVLLFNLYPKVPFVDGTTHTTYLAVHMVGSLPFFLMLIAVAFMGKRADCGWNCPCVFDRETIGFAFRDATLKGDFWWRFRHIKWIGLITVWGYFVYMLLDPAHAYQRFGETMYETILWAYYLSFLIIPFTGHRSFCRWGCPWAATWGVLNLAGFYKIKADTEKCIDCGLCERECDMGVPIRELINAKGMIRSTECMGCGRCVHVCPREVLTFHDYKDVFKSRNLSPLERNIRLAGGLTVAGLIVLDPGSPWGYLGLAFFFTGLFGFCPTYAMIGTVVKKIKTSAGRSKDL from the coding sequence GTGGACAATAACAAAATTAGCTGGGCCAAAATATTCAGTATTTTCGGCCTCATATGGCTGGCATCAAGTTTCATTCACCCGCTTCATGTTTCCTTAGGCGGGAAAATGGTACAAATAAACGCTTATCCCGAAATATATCTCATTCCCCTATTTGGTATTTGGCGACTACGTACCGAAAAACAGCCTTACCAGAGAAACAGGATAAAGTGGATGCTGGGACTATTTTTCCTGTACTGGGTGCTGCTGTTTAACCTTTATCCCAAAGTTCCCTTTGTGGACGGTACAACCCATACCACATACCTGGCAGTACATATGGTAGGATCCCTTCCCTTTTTCCTTATGCTCATTGCGGTTGCATTCATGGGCAAAAGGGCGGACTGCGGTTGGAACTGCCCGTGCGTATTTGACAGGGAAACCATTGGCTTTGCCTTTCGGGATGCTACCCTCAAAGGTGACTTTTGGTGGCGCTTTCGGCACATTAAATGGATTGGCCTGATTACAGTGTGGGGCTACTTTGTTTACATGCTGTTAGATCCGGCCCATGCCTACCAGCGTTTTGGGGAAACTATGTACGAGACAATATTATGGGCATATTACCTTAGCTTTTTAATCATTCCTTTTACCGGGCACCGGAGCTTTTGCCGCTGGGGTTGCCCGTGGGCAGCCACGTGGGGCGTCTTAAATCTGGCCGGCTTTTATAAAATAAAGGCCGATACAGAGAAATGTATAGATTGCGGCCTTTGCGAGCGCGAATGCGATATGGGAGTACCTATCCGGGAATTAATTAATGCCAAAGGAATGATACGTTCGACCGAATGTATGGGCTGTGGGCGCTGCGTCCATGTATGCCCCCGGGAAGTATTAACTTTCCACGATTATAAAGATGTATTTAAGAGTCGCAATTTGAGTCCCCTGGAAAGAAATATACGCCTGGCAGGTGGTTTGACGGTGGCCGGACTTATTGTTTTGGATCCTGGTTCCCCTTGGGGTTATCTGGGGCTGGCCTTCTTCTTCACCGGTCTGTTTGGATTCTGTCCCACCTATGCAATGATCGGCACCGTGGTCAAAAAAATAAAAACATCTGCGGGCCGTTCCAAGGACCTATAA
- a CDS encoding amino acid ABC transporter ATP-binding protein, producing MIEAHNLNKWFGSLHVLKNVSLTVNAGEVVVIIGPSGSGKSTFLRCLNYLESIDEGYITVDGRPVGKKKTAGGRLVDDHRKNIYRLRSTIGMVFQQFNLFPHQTALENVMEGPVTVYKTAAKEARKKAEQMLEKVGLADKAGAYPIQLSGGQKQRVAIARALAMQPKAMLFDEPTSALDPELVEGVLAVIKDLAREGMTMVVVSHEMGFAREVADRVIFMDNGSIVEESTPQKIFTSPEHPRTREFLSKILG from the coding sequence GTGATTGAAGCCCATAATTTAAACAAATGGTTTGGCAGTTTACATGTATTAAAAAATGTAAGTCTGACTGTTAACGCAGGGGAAGTGGTTGTTATCATTGGCCCCAGCGGCTCCGGCAAAAGCACATTTTTACGTTGCCTTAATTACTTAGAATCCATTGATGAGGGGTATATTACGGTAGACGGTCGGCCGGTGGGCAAAAAGAAAACAGCCGGTGGGCGCCTGGTGGATGATCACCGTAAAAATATATACCGGCTGCGTAGTACCATCGGTATGGTGTTTCAGCAGTTTAACCTTTTTCCGCACCAGACAGCCCTGGAAAACGTTATGGAGGGGCCTGTGACAGTGTATAAAACCGCTGCTAAGGAGGCACGCAAAAAGGCTGAGCAGATGCTGGAAAAGGTGGGACTGGCAGACAAGGCCGGTGCTTACCCCATCCAGCTTTCCGGCGGGCAAAAACAGCGGGTGGCCATTGCCAGGGCACTGGCTATGCAGCCCAAGGCTATGCTCTTTGATGAGCCCACCAGTGCATTAGACCCGGAACTGGTGGAAGGTGTGCTGGCGGTAATCAAAGACCTGGCACGTGAGGGGATGACCATGGTGGTGGTCAGCCACGAAATGGGTTTTGCCCGTGAAGTGGCGGACAGGGTAATATTCATGGACAACGGAAGCATCGTGGAAGAATCCACACCACAAAAAATTTTTACCAGCCCGGAACATCCCCGTACCAGAGAGTTTCTCAGTAAAATTTTAGGGTAG
- a CDS encoding amino acid ABC transporter permease gives MQLGPIDVEFLLQILPLLLKGALLTVELTLLAIFFGTIIGLFVALAKISRFKMLAIIGGIYTWVIRGIPLLVQLYILYYGLPQVGIEFSAHTAAVVGLSVCGGAYIAEIIRAGIQSIDKGQMEAALSLGMSYAQAFRRVILPQAYRRLLPPMGNEFITLMKDSSLVSVITMTELLRQGKLLSNSTFRSMEIFLTVAVIYLLLTTIFIYVIGRLEKRLAISDGD, from the coding sequence ATGCAATTGGGCCCTATAGACGTAGAATTCCTGCTTCAAATTCTGCCTCTGCTGCTTAAGGGAGCATTACTAACCGTAGAATTAACCCTTTTAGCAATTTTCTTCGGGACCATTATAGGGCTTTTTGTAGCCCTGGCTAAAATTTCGCGCTTTAAGATGCTGGCAATAATTGGGGGGATCTACACCTGGGTGATCCGGGGGATCCCCCTTCTCGTGCAGCTGTATATCCTTTATTACGGTCTACCCCAGGTGGGAATTGAATTTAGCGCACATACGGCAGCTGTGGTAGGGCTTAGCGTTTGCGGCGGTGCATACATAGCTGAAATTATCAGGGCAGGCATTCAATCCATCGATAAGGGGCAGATGGAAGCCGCCCTCTCCCTTGGTATGTCTTATGCTCAGGCTTTTCGGCGTGTAATACTGCCCCAGGCTTATCGCAGGCTACTGCCGCCCATGGGTAATGAATTTATCACCCTGATGAAGGATTCTTCCCTGGTTTCAGTTATTACCATGACGGAATTGTTGCGCCAGGGCAAATTGTTGAGTAATTCCACATTCCGGTCTATGGAGATTTTCCTTACGGTTGCTGTCATATACCTCCTTTTGACAACTATTTTCATTTATGTGATTGGCCGCCTGGAAAAACGCCTGGCCATATCCGACGGTGATTGA
- a CDS encoding transporter substrate-binding domain-containing protein: MGKRKYLWVTLLVLGLALAVTGCGGGEQAPEESGQQADAEKTTWETIQEEGVLVAGLDDTFAPMGYRDAETNELIGFDIDMGVELSKRLGVEIEWKPTDWDGVIAALKAKKFDVIISGMSVTDERKEVINFSKNYVNAGIGMVVRKDNADITNAEDLKNLEGENIATQTGSSGETACKDLGLENVKLYDQYPEAFQDLAIGRVDVVIVDVTTAAHYVSKKPDTYKVVGERLVQEPYAIGIRKEDGQLKEAIDTALTEMMEDGTLTEISIKWFGDNVIPQD; this comes from the coding sequence GTGGGGAAGAGAAAGTATCTGTGGGTAACGCTGTTGGTGTTGGGCTTGGCGCTGGCAGTAACGGGCTGCGGTGGTGGTGAACAAGCACCCGAAGAGTCCGGCCAGCAGGCTGATGCGGAAAAGACAACCTGGGAAACCATCCAGGAAGAGGGAGTTCTGGTGGCCGGTCTGGACGATACTTTTGCTCCTATGGGTTACCGTGATGCGGAAACAAACGAGTTAATTGGATTTGACATCGACATGGGAGTCGAATTGAGCAAGCGTTTGGGTGTAGAAATAGAGTGGAAGCCCACTGACTGGGACGGAGTTATTGCTGCCTTAAAGGCCAAAAAGTTTGACGTAATTATTTCGGGTATGAGTGTTACTGATGAGCGCAAAGAAGTTATTAATTTCTCCAAAAACTATGTTAATGCCGGTATCGGTATGGTGGTTAGAAAAGACAATGCCGATATTACCAATGCTGAAGACCTTAAAAATCTGGAGGGTGAGAATATTGCCACTCAGACAGGTAGTTCCGGTGAAACTGCCTGTAAGGATTTAGGACTGGAAAACGTTAAGTTGTACGACCAGTACCCGGAAGCATTTCAAGATCTGGCCATTGGACGTGTTGACGTGGTAATTGTGGACGTAACCACCGCTGCTCACTATGTAAGCAAAAAGCCGGATACATATAAAGTGGTTGGCGAACGTTTAGTTCAAGAACCTTATGCCATTGGTATCCGTAAAGAAGATGGACAATTGAAGGAAGCTATTGACACCGCCTTGACGGAAATGATGGAAGACGGTACCCTCACTGAAATCTCTATAAAGTGGTTCGGTGATAACGTAATCCCGCAAGATTAA
- a CDS encoding FtsX-like permease family protein, which produces MNLWESVTVALESIRSNKLRSFLTTLGIVIGIAAVICVVAIGQGGRAMLMQEMEKFGTNIFYVFVNFREGESTRLGDFREVDARVIKQVVPEVKYMAPVRYSNMTLRGNQNESSAQVVGTTADFARIKNFNTRWGRFFSEDDNAVGRRVAVLDGTLAIDLFGRGNPVGERVVINGNPAVVVGVLEEQESVLGFNSQQTVYVPLSFLQQVTRSNFIHELVGSAASKEDVYRAMDRATSIMERRHNAPAHYTAHSMEQEMQSANKITGIMTLVISFIAGISLVVGGIGVMNIMLVSVTERTREIGIRMALGARRKDILVQFLIESVVLCVLGGIIGTMLGYGGALLIAKLAHWPPLVSWWTVLVAFGFSAAVGVFFGIYPANKASKLDPIEALRR; this is translated from the coding sequence ATGAACTTGTGGGAATCGGTGACTGTTGCCCTGGAAAGTATTCGCAGCAATAAGCTGCGTTCCTTTTTAACCACCCTTGGCATAGTGATTGGCATAGCTGCGGTTATTTGTGTGGTGGCTATAGGGCAGGGTGGACGGGCCATGTTAATGCAGGAAATGGAAAAGTTTGGCACCAACATTTTTTATGTCTTTGTTAACTTCCGTGAGGGCGAAAGTACCAGATTAGGTGATTTCAGAGAAGTTGACGCCCGGGTGATTAAGCAGGTGGTACCGGAAGTGAAATATATGGCCCCGGTGAGGTATTCCAATATGACCTTAAGGGGCAACCAAAATGAAAGTTCGGCGCAGGTGGTGGGTACCACGGCCGATTTTGCCAGGATTAAGAATTTTAATACCCGTTGGGGGCGTTTTTTCAGCGAAGATGATAATGCGGTGGGGCGCCGGGTGGCTGTGCTGGACGGGACGCTGGCCATAGATTTGTTTGGACGGGGTAATCCTGTGGGAGAGCGGGTTGTGATCAACGGGAATCCCGCGGTGGTGGTGGGTGTTTTGGAAGAGCAGGAATCGGTGCTGGGGTTTAATTCGCAGCAAACGGTATATGTGCCGCTTTCCTTCCTGCAGCAGGTAACCCGCTCCAACTTTATTCACGAACTGGTGGGCAGTGCTGCTTCCAAAGAGGATGTTTACCGGGCCATGGACCGGGCCACAAGTATAATGGAAAGACGACACAATGCTCCTGCACATTATACTGCTCATAGCATGGAGCAAGAAATGCAGTCCGCTAATAAAATAACCGGTATTATGACGCTGGTAATTAGCTTCATTGCGGGTATTTCATTAGTGGTGGGGGGTATCGGGGTCATGAATATTATGCTGGTTTCAGTTACCGAGCGCACGCGGGAAATAGGTATCCGTATGGCCCTGGGGGCAAGGCGTAAAGACATACTGGTGCAATTTTTAATAGAGTCCGTTGTGCTCTGTGTTTTAGGCGGAATTATTGGTACTATGCTGGGCTACGGCGGTGCCCTATTGATAGCCAAGCTTGCTCATTGGCCTCCCCTTGTTTCATGGTGGACGGTCTTGGTGGCCTTTGGGTTTTCTGCCGCCGTGGGGGTATTTTTCGGTATTTACCCGGCCAACAAAGCATCCAAGCTTGATCCTATAGAAGCACTCAGGAGGTAA
- a CDS encoding ABC transporter ATP-binding protein, whose translation MIRINEARKTYHTGTVEVKALRGVSVHIRPNEFVAVMGPSGSGKSTLMNLLGLLDRFSSGTYVLDNVGVSELSDNELAGVRNQKIGFVFQTFNLLPKMTALKNVELPLLYAGVKPVERKSRAMTALQQVGLKDRMRHHPNELSGGQNQRVAIARALVNDPAIILADEPTGALDSRTGVEIMHIFQELHRKGATIVLVTHEQEIAAHARRILYFRDGLLVGDEIVENPVDAGQTLASSAKEVSDI comes from the coding sequence ATGATCAGGATAAATGAGGCCAGAAAAACATATCACACCGGAACGGTTGAGGTTAAAGCTCTGCGGGGAGTGTCTGTACATATAAGGCCCAATGAATTTGTTGCAGTGATGGGCCCTTCCGGTTCAGGAAAATCAACCCTTATGAACTTACTGGGGCTTTTGGACCGCTTTTCCTCCGGAACTTACGTGTTAGATAATGTGGGAGTATCGGAACTTAGTGATAATGAGCTTGCAGGTGTGCGTAACCAAAAAATAGGCTTTGTTTTTCAAACCTTTAACCTGCTGCCCAAAATGACTGCACTTAAAAACGTGGAGTTGCCGTTGCTTTATGCAGGCGTAAAACCCGTAGAAAGGAAATCCCGGGCGATGACGGCACTGCAGCAGGTTGGCCTGAAGGACCGCATGCGCCACCATCCTAATGAATTATCAGGGGGGCAGAACCAGCGTGTGGCTATTGCACGGGCGCTGGTTAATGACCCGGCTATTATTTTAGCCGACGAGCCAACCGGGGCATTGGACAGCCGTACCGGGGTGGAGATAATGCATATTTTTCAGGAACTGCACCGAAAAGGGGCCACCATAGTTCTGGTAACACACGAGCAGGAAATTGCGGCGCATGCCAGGCGTATATTGTATTTTCGGGATGGGCTGCTGGTGGGGGATGAGATAGTTGAAAACCCCGTGGATGCAGGTCAAACGCTTGCTTCTTCAGCCAAAGAGGTGAGTGACATATGA
- a CDS encoding efflux RND transporter periplasmic adaptor subunit, whose product MESELQQESHQKSGLRQKIKGWPRWLKWALCIVILLGTAAAAAVPRLSGNSLPVNVITIQKQDIERSVVASGRLEAVDKQEFFAPVDSTLMELAVEVGDRVKKGQFLGRLDTLELGRRYEQAKAELAGKQAALAAGKAARDDLTLKQSKAQYDQAKNHLERITFLHDQGAVTTEELESARVDLVRADAEYQKAQIKFNEGAAAKEVSSLEAQVALARQEVAQTKERLDLATFVTAKNGVVLFVGEEKGNRVQEGTRLLVVGSDDELEVTTGVNEIDAGNLEVGQPVQITCATLPGEKYEGEVKRVAAAAISQQTSAGDMVSVPVTIQLQGNAENLKLGYTVDLAVTTMTRKNVLTVPFEALVNKDGHKIVYVVQNGVARERTVDTEQGNELNDIVTSGLKDGEQVIINPPPLIKDGQEVTIADAGEIR is encoded by the coding sequence ATGGAGTCAGAATTACAGCAGGAGTCTCACCAAAAGAGTGGTCTCAGGCAAAAAATAAAAGGATGGCCTCGATGGCTTAAATGGGCATTGTGTATAGTGATATTGCTGGGCACTGCCGCGGCGGCGGCAGTGCCCAGATTGTCCGGCAACTCTCTGCCGGTTAACGTTATAACCATTCAAAAACAGGATATAGAGAGAAGCGTGGTTGCCAGCGGGCGCCTGGAGGCTGTGGACAAGCAGGAGTTTTTTGCACCGGTGGACAGTACCCTCATGGAATTAGCCGTTGAGGTCGGTGACAGAGTGAAAAAGGGGCAATTCCTGGGGAGGCTGGATACTCTGGAGCTGGGCCGCCGTTATGAGCAGGCAAAGGCCGAACTGGCCGGGAAACAGGCGGCGTTGGCCGCGGGAAAGGCTGCAAGGGATGATCTTACTTTAAAACAGAGCAAGGCCCAGTATGATCAGGCTAAAAACCATCTGGAGAGAATCACTTTTTTGCATGATCAGGGGGCTGTGACTACAGAAGAATTGGAGTCTGCCCGTGTTGATTTAGTTAGGGCAGATGCCGAATATCAAAAAGCCCAAATAAAATTTAATGAAGGTGCCGCAGCCAAAGAGGTATCTTCGCTGGAGGCCCAGGTTGCTTTAGCTCGCCAGGAAGTAGCACAAACGAAGGAGCGGCTGGATTTGGCCACCTTTGTTACTGCCAAGAACGGTGTTGTTCTTTTTGTGGGGGAGGAAAAAGGCAACCGTGTCCAGGAAGGAACCCGGTTGCTGGTGGTTGGCAGTGATGATGAACTGGAAGTGACCACCGGTGTTAACGAAATAGATGCCGGCAACCTGGAGGTGGGCCAACCGGTGCAAATAACCTGTGCTACTTTGCCCGGTGAGAAGTATGAAGGTGAAGTAAAACGTGTTGCCGCTGCTGCTATTTCACAGCAGACAAGTGCCGGTGACATGGTGAGCGTGCCGGTAACCATACAACTGCAGGGAAATGCCGAAAATTTAAAACTTGGCTATACTGTTGATTTGGCCGTTACCACTATGACCAGAAAAAATGTATTAACGGTGCCTTTTGAAGCCTTGGTCAATAAAGACGGGCACAAAATTGTCTATGTAGTGCAAAATGGTGTGGCCAGGGAGCGCACGGTCGATACAGAGCAGGGCAATGAGCTAAATGATATAGTCACGTCCGGGCTTAAAGACGGCGAACAAGTAATTATTAATCCCCCGCCTCTCATTAAAGACGGTCAAGAGGTAACCATTGCAGATGCAGGAGAAATCAGATGA
- a CDS encoding aminotransferase class I/II-fold pyridoxal phosphate-dependent enzyme: MKLQNFKLERFFAKYEFKTPYLLCCSDCESFSVQEILELEGERSFAEFHNLWLGYTESTGSPELQRYIAMQYKDIKESDVLVTSGAEEAIFIFMNVALQRGDHVIVQYPCYQSLLEVARAIGCEVTKWEMKEENNWEPDMEFLAANIKDNTRAIIINSPHNPTGYLITQEQMEYIVNLAGSKDILVFSDEVYRSLEYNQADRVDAACDRYENAVSLGVMSKTYGLAGLRIGWVATRNTGIYKKMAAFKDYTSICNSAPSEFLATLALKHGDYLARRNLNIIKDNLNLLDGFFSEFAHLFAWQRPKAGPITFPGIRWNQDVEDFCIDLIESKGVLLLPGNYYDYGNKNFRIGYGRKNMSEGLEKLAAYVREQI; encoded by the coding sequence ATGAAGTTACAAAATTTTAAATTAGAAAGGTTTTTTGCTAAATACGAGTTTAAAACCCCTTACTTATTGTGCTGTTCTGACTGCGAATCTTTTTCGGTGCAGGAGATTTTGGAGTTAGAAGGTGAAAGATCTTTTGCGGAGTTTCATAATTTGTGGCTGGGCTACACAGAATCCACCGGGAGTCCTGAATTACAAAGGTATATAGCCATGCAATATAAGGACATAAAAGAAAGTGACGTGCTGGTTACTTCCGGTGCGGAGGAAGCCATATTCATTTTTATGAACGTTGCGCTCCAACGGGGGGATCACGTTATTGTTCAATACCCGTGCTACCAGTCGTTACTGGAGGTGGCCAGGGCAATCGGCTGTGAAGTAACAAAGTGGGAAATGAAAGAAGAGAATAACTGGGAACCGGATATGGAGTTTCTTGCCGCTAACATAAAAGATAATACCCGGGCCATAATTATTAATTCACCCCACAATCCCACCGGTTATTTGATAACACAGGAACAGATGGAATATATAGTTAATCTTGCCGGCAGTAAAGATATCCTTGTCTTTTCCGATGAAGTCTACCGGTCCTTGGAATACAATCAAGCTGACCGTGTGGATGCCGCCTGTGACAGATATGAAAATGCAGTCTCTCTTGGTGTAATGTCCAAAACTTACGGCCTGGCCGGGCTGCGTATTGGCTGGGTAGCCACAAGGAATACCGGTATTTATAAAAAAATGGCGGCATTTAAGGATTACACTTCCATATGTAATAGTGCCCCCAGTGAGTTTTTGGCTACATTGGCCCTTAAGCACGGGGATTATCTTGCACGCCGAAACTTGAACATTATTAAAGATAATCTAAATCTACTGGACGGGTTTTTCTCGGAATTTGCTCACCTGTTTGCATGGCAGAGACCCAAGGCAGGCCCTATTACTTTCCCTGGCATTAGATGGAATCAGGATGTGGAAGATTTTTGTATTGATCTGATTGAATCCAAGGGCGTACTATTACTCCCTGGTAATTATTATGATTACGGAAACAAAAACTTCAGAATCGGTTATGGTCGAAAAAACATGTCCGAGGGTCTGGAGAAACTTGCGGCATATGTGCGGGAGCAAATCTAG
- a CDS encoding protease complex subunit PrcB family protein — protein sequence MRISTKWIISVTLVCTVLFAGCAGNTPDNSQPNTNGETKKTDAPNTSYPQEVTQALEATKTLKVGTSVIVDNKTYVIASFGQQPTAGYDAHITDIELEGNKATATVGLEPPQGDAAATVVTYPQAVKVLEGRYENIAFVKEGDYMPQVVGLQKPLKKTKYVSENIRVIDYNPSTAEVAGIARVFEAIVSYQMRDAQGKVLKRGNMMALSGAPDWGYFELELDKLPQEASEIILYQASAKDGSMQDEVHLPVKRSTET from the coding sequence ATGCGCATATCAACAAAGTGGATCATTTCGGTGACACTGGTTTGTACGGTATTATTTGCCGGGTGCGCCGGCAATACCCCAGACAACTCACAACCAAACACTAACGGTGAGACAAAAAAAACGGATGCGCCAAATACTTCCTATCCCCAGGAAGTTACTCAGGCCCTGGAAGCAACTAAGACATTAAAAGTAGGAACTTCGGTAATAGTCGACAATAAAACTTACGTAATCGCCAGTTTTGGCCAGCAGCCCACTGCCGGCTATGACGCCCACATAACAGACATAGAATTGGAAGGAAATAAAGCAACAGCAACGGTAGGCTTAGAACCTCCACAGGGTGATGCCGCCGCTACCGTTGTTACTTATCCCCAGGCAGTTAAAGTGCTGGAAGGGCGTTACGAAAACATTGCATTTGTTAAAGAAGGCGATTACATGCCCCAGGTCGTAGGGCTTCAGAAACCTCTAAAGAAGACAAAGTATGTATCAGAAAACATTAGGGTAATTGATTATAACCCCTCTACTGCCGAGGTAGCGGGTATTGCCAGGGTTTTCGAGGCTATCGTAAGTTACCAAATGCGAGACGCGCAGGGCAAGGTACTGAAAAGAGGAAACATGATGGCTCTTTCAGGGGCTCCTGACTGGGGATACTTTGAACTGGAGTTAGACAAACTTCCCCAAGAGGCGTCGGAAATAATTCTATACCAGGCCAGTGCCAAAGACGGTTCTATGCAGGATGAAGTTCACCTACCGGTAAAAAGAAGTACTGAAACTTAA